Proteins encoded by one window of Lycium barbarum isolate Lr01 chromosome 11, ASM1917538v2, whole genome shotgun sequence:
- the LOC132619394 gene encoding uncharacterized protein LOC132619394, with product MARLIKGRRCREFVMAVLTLTALIYFIWRVRNEALWEGRIMMPGKLIEAVKQEWFPNLSSEKHQLMADESTSGRVTRGIPHTLQNLDSPSFDLGISQQQHDVDAASAEKIVAERRSRKIHDPSRIRIPSTASKFMVKRPPTQPIRYASYMNHNIKDELKEKLTDRQFKLFSKTVFGKYMEMQVDTDVQGQLFRCFMLRELKRSNSDAFVIDINGTELTFSLFEFALITGLKCYGDEVVFDEGSNRLLDQYFGGSGNSVLKMTLNKCFEDKDWGVGDNADEDAVKIDILYFIHNYILSSEKRNVVVPRHHFDLVESEQYNEHTWGKEAFDDLIKNIHHKMDKPKQFYCLRGFPFAMQVWIYECCSNVDPNLMVKTGTRIPRMFNWRTVNPKPSVNYLMLAHDTSCKFNNIVPTISEVEKHGLRAYLVNRRAPPPQSHQEEENEYADFTTTPPHVAAAKKTQKNDASKSPPHKKPRKMSTVALHVQKSPTTIPKKPTVGQSSKKSASVVDKSVQSKEKEKAAPSVHRVPVDDVSTSKSVDLTSLRQELDQFKQEVLGEFKVIFTELKDLRKTIDKNFKKVLKHVKGKQNSEKDDDSETHVPLNDGNIHQQADDYMDHDDDIHTETDTGDVHATEEKGIAPDIQVGIGNDSGDTLKASTEEIAEGGDHSGEPKTSVERPVDPTEEKVIAPYIQVDIGNENGNTMEASTEEIAEGGDLSGEPKTSVERSGKHTMEEQKCSDDSNNSEMIAQVLANIAESEMTNEQLHTEKTEENTSSTVLEEPQAAVCNAQPLSQWLLPDEKNNEDHYKKQMAVFDNGVKYNFGITTVNDKNWFYLLSMDGQLWNDEHIDVIIYYFRKKGKYDKRNNFSFTTVDCLFKQRIDVVHHAYRNVETQTNVANEEQVLIEYVKGHRLIANVPWHTVDNVLIPVNIQEENHWLLVLLSFKDRDCGVFVAAYDEYLTSGERIPEVIDAHMQRMRYGALLWDYAEDKVVDNAESDNEVPPRPIRPAIDYDTVDAIDV from the exons GGTTTCCCAATTTGAGTAGTGAAAAACATCAAttaatggcggatgaaagcacATCTGGTAGGGTTACAAGAGGTATCCCACATACTCTTCAAAATTTAGATTCCCCTTCTTTTGATTTGGGTATTTCTCAGCAACAACATGATGTTGATGCAGCTTCTGCTGAGAAAATTGTTGCTGAAAGGAGATCTAGGAAAATCCATGATCCTTCCAGAATCAGAATTCCTTCAACt GCCTCCAAATTCATGGTTAAACGTCCCCCCACTCAACCGATACGTTATGCTTCATATATGAACCATAACATTAAAGATGAGTTGAAGGAAAAACTGACAGATAGACAATTCAAGCTATTTTCCAAAACTGTTTTTGGAAAATATATGGAGATGCAAGTTGACACCGACGTGCAGGGTCAGTTATTTAGGTGTTTTATGCTTAGGGAGTTGAAGCGTAGTAATAGCGATGCGTTTGTTATCGATATTAACGGGACGGAATTGACATTCAGTCTTTTTGAATTTGCTTTAATTACTGGTTTGAAGTGTTACGGGGATGAAGTTGTTTTTGACGAGGGTTCTAACAGATTGTTGGATCAATATTTCGGTGGTTCTGGTAATAGTGTTTTAAAGATGACTTTAAATAAGTGCTTTGAAGACAAGGATTGGGGTGTTGGTGATAACGCAGATGAAGATGCTGTAAAGATTGATATCCTGTATTTCATTCATAATTACATACTTTCAAGTGAAAAGAGGAACGTTGTTGTCCCAAGACATCATTTTGACTTGGTGGAGAGTGAACAGTACAATGAACATACTTGGGGTAAGGAAGCAtttgatgatttgattaagaATATTCACCACAAGATGGACAAGCCAAAGCAGTTTTATTGTCTACGGGGGTTCCCTTTTGCTATGCAAGTGTGGATATATGAGTGTTGCTCTAATGTTGACCCTAATTTAATGGTTAAAACCGGAACCCGAATCCCAAGAATGTTTAATTGGAGAACAGTGAACCCAAAACCATCTGTTAACTACTTGATGTTGGCGCAT GACACCAGTTGTAAATTCAACAACATTGTTCCGACCATATCAGAGGTTGAGAAGCATGGTCTGCGTGCATATCTGGTCAACAGACGTGCACCACCACCCCAATCACACCAAGAGGAGGAAAATGAATATGCTGATTTTACCACTACACCTCCCCATGTTGCCGCtgccaagaaaactcaaaagaACGATGCTTCAAAATCTCCACCGCACAAGAAGCCCAGGAAGATGTCAACGGTAGCATTGCATGTTCAGAAGTCACCAACCACTATCCCAAAAAAACCTACAGTTGGACAATCATCTAAAAAATCTGCTTCGGTGGTAGATAAGTCAGTTCAatcaaaggaaaaagaaaaagctgCTCCAAGTGTCCACCGCGTTCCTGTTGATGATGTATCCACCAGCAAATCAGTTGACCTCACAAGTTTAAGGCAGGAACTTGATCAATTTAAGCAGGAA GTGCTTGGTGAATTCAAGGTTATTTTTACTGAGCTCAAGGATCTTCGCAAAACTATtgataaaaatttcaaaaaagtTTTGAAACATGTCAAAGGGAAACAAAACTCAGAAAAG GATGATGACAGTGAAACTCATGTTCCTTTAAATGATGGCAACATACATCAACAAGCTGATGATTACATGGACCATGATGACGATATTCACACGGAGACTGATACGGGTGATGTGCATGCAAcagag GAGAAGGGTATTGCACCGGATATTCAAGTCGGTATTGGCAATGATAGCGGCGATACGCTGAAAGCTTCAACCGAAGAGATTGCGGAAGGAGGTGATCATTCAGGAGAACCGAAGACTTCGGTTGAACGTCCGGTGGATCCAACAGAG gaaaaggtTATTGCACCGTATATTCAAGTTGATATTGGCAATGAGAACGGCAATACGATGGAAGCTTCAACCGAAGAGATTGCAGAAGGAGGTGATCTTTCAGGAGAACCGAAGACTTCGGTTGAACGTTCGGGGAAACATACCATGGAAGAGCAAAAATGTTCTGATGATTCAAATAATTCTGAG atGATCGCACAGGTGCTAGCAAATATAGCAGAATCAGAAATGACTAACGAACAACTTCACACAGAAAAAACCGAGGAAAACACCAGCTCAACTGTCTTAGAGGAACCCCAGGCAGCAGTTTGTAACGCTCAGCCGTTGTCTCAGTGGTTGTTGCCTGATGA AAAGAACAACGAAGACCATTACAAAAAACAAATGGCAGTTTTTGACAATGGAGTCAAATACAATTTTGGCATCACAACTGTCAATGATAAGAACTGGTTTTACCTGTTATCGATGGATGGTCAGCTTTGGAATGACGAG CACATTGACGTCATTATCTATTACTTTCGGAAGAAAGGAAAGTACGATAAAAGGAACAATTTCAGCTTTACTACTGTTGACTGCCTATTCAAGCAGAGAATTGATGTGGTCCACCACGCATATCGCAATGTTGAAACACAGACAAATGTCGCAAATGAAGAGCAAGTATTGATTGAGTACGTTAAGGGCCACAGGCTTATTGCCAATGTCCCGTGGCATACCGTTGACAACGTGCTAATACCGGTGAATATACAAGAAGAAAATCATTGGTTATTGGTACTCCTTTCATTCAAGGACAG gGACTGTGGTGTTTTTGTGGCAGCGTATGATGAGTATTTGACATCGGGTGAAAGGATTCCAGAGGTCATTGATGCACACATGCAGCGTATGAGATACGGTGCACTCTTATGGGACTACGCTGAAGACAAGGTTGTTGACAATGCAGAGAGTGATAATGAAGTTCCACCAAGACCGATTAGGCCAGCAATTGATTACGACACAGTAGATGCAATTGATGTTTGA